One region of Drosophila subobscura isolate 14011-0131.10 chromosome J, UCBerk_Dsub_1.0, whole genome shotgun sequence genomic DNA includes:
- the LOC117895563 gene encoding odorant receptor 2a-like: protein MYKSILPGGSQTHCEMERLRELTQRIRPSDVDEGRIGSIELNVWLAQLTGLPLSGLKPESRAQSIRILVVSGVVLPLLFCYVLLEIYDLVLNWDDVDIMTQNVVMTLTHVGYWFKVLNTFYCYEDIRQVVATLKHLTRTCILSPQQREIFHRLEVENKFVCLFYFCLVVFSSTLAMVMLLTVPDDMAGKRFPYRVHMPHFLPPKVQHLYMGLSIIWISCGIPTIDNVNVVFMNQICMHLKVLNLAFDDPQLQVDPNSWMVSIVKYHCVVINLRQQLEQIYRLPVMFQFVSSLLVFAMTVFQALVGDGSGSSVLIYFLFSGVFCQIFLYCWFGNEVFEQSKTLSTTAFGCNWHELDAEFKRTLLIFMINADRPLLFTAGGFMGLTLTSFANILSKSYSIVAVLRQMYGGAH, encoded by the exons ATGTATAAAAGCATTCTCCCAGGCGGAAGCCAAACCCATTGCGAAATGGAAAGGCTACGCGAACTTACTCAGCGGATCAGACCGTCGGATGTGGATGAGGGCCGCATTGGATCCATCGAGCTGAATGTGTGGCTCGCCCAGTTGACGGGACTCCCCCTCTCTGGACTGAAGCCGGAGTCGAGGGCACAGAGCATCCGCATTCTCGTCGTCAGTGGAGTGGTGCTGCCGTTACTCTTCTGCTATGTGCTCTTGGAGATCTATGATCTGGTGCTCAATTGGGACGATGTGGATATCATGACACAGAATGTTGTAATGACATTGACCCATGTGGGCTACTGGTTCAAG GTGCTCAACACATTCTACTGCTACGAGGACATCCGGCAGGTAGTTGCCACACTGAAGCACCTCACTAGAACCTGCATTTTGTCTCCCCAGCAGAGGGAGATCTTCCATCGGCTGGAAGTGGAGAACAagtttgtgtgtctcttttaCTTCTGCCTGGTGGTATTCTCCTCCACGCTTGCCATGGTCATGCTGCTGACTG TGCCGGATGATATGGCCGGAAAGCGGTTTCCATATCGCGTCCATATGCCCCACTTTCTGCCTCCCAAAGTCCAGCATTTGTACATGGGGCTGAGCATCATCTGGATATCGTGCGGCATTCCGACCATCGACAACGTCAACGTGGTGTTTATGAACCAGATATGCATGCACCTCAAGGTCCTCAACTTGGCCTTCGATGACCCGCAGCTCCAAGTGGATCCCAACAGTTGGATGGTGTCCATTGTCAAGTATCACTGCGTCGTAATCAA CTTGCGTCAGCAACTGGAGCAGATTTACCGCCTTCCCGTCATGTTTCAGTTTGTGTCGTCGCTGCTGGTCTTTGCCATGACCGTTTTCCAGGCGCTTGTGGGCGATGGTTCCGGCAGCTCCGTGCTCATCTACTTTCTCTTCAGCGGCGTCTTCTGTCAGATATTCCTCTACTGCTGGTTCGGCAACGAGGTCTTTGAGCAG AGCAAAACCCTATCAACCACAGCCTTTGGCTGCAATTGGCATGAATTAGATGCTGAGTTCAAGAGGACGTTGCTCATCTTCATGATTAATGCGGATCGACCGCTCCTCTTCACCGCCGGCGGCTTCATGGGCCTCACCCTGACGAGCTTCGCCAATATCCTGAGCAAGTCCTATTCGATTGTGGCAGTGCTCCGTCAGATGTATGGCGGGGCCCATTAA
- the LOC117895562 gene encoding G-protein coupled receptor Mth: MLKLFYIAGLILLDAAIFSGTEIETMPCDFFDTLNVTGSQRLVNGSYLYQDLLIPSELTAEYNYTVLPDGTREPVETHLRGCVCKLRTCLRFCCHHSQLMANGQCSGSVDLTRLNPYVNVTLQNGTVFRGHFQKEFILQSDLPKPCNEMYSLNDREETDQYTVFENGSLSRSYDNVTMSKRDYCLQPEHFKEGETTSLRIVAHNCAIKSGDKTGQTIVLICSLVCLFSTITVYRCLKKLRNLHGNCFVCCLICLFMGYLFLLLDLWELTNNFCATAGYTGYYFVMSTFLWLSVISWDLRSSLGSSQGASYQSKYLFLLYSIYAWGMAFIFTAVIYMVDHLVEDNAENEPWMPGVTFYSCWIKTHDWSAMLYLYGPMLIVIIFNATMFILTAIEIIAVKRQLQVVADRQERKQKHNSDKQTYGLFLRLFIIMGVNWSLEIVSYLVQSHEFWKRVLRVADYVNWSLGIIIFFLFVTKLSVLKLFKKSNDDCSEEEVSLEETQRL; encoded by the exons ATGCTAAAGTTATTCTACATTGCTGGTCTTATTCTGCTGGATGCAGCGATATTTTCTGGAACAGAGATCGAGACCATGCCCTGCGACTTCTTCGACACGCTTAACGTGACGGGGAGCCAGCGGCTGGTCAATGGTTCTTATCTGTACCAGGATCTACTCATTCCGAGTGAGCTTACGGCGGAATATAACTACACTGTACTGCCGGACGGCACCAGGGAGCCGGTGGAGACCCATCTGCGTGGTTGCGTTTGCAAGCTAAGGACGTGTCTCCGTTTCTGCTGCCACCACTCTCAGTTGATGGCCAATGGGCAGTGCAGTGGCAGCGTCGATCTGACCCGACTGAATCCATACGTGAACGTGACACTGCAAAATGGAACCGTGTTCAGGGGACACTTCCAGAAGGAGTTTATCCTTCAGAGCGATCTCCCGAAGCCCTGCAATGAAATGTACTCGCTCAACGATCGAGAGGAGACGGATCAGTACACAGTGTTTGAG AATGGGTCCTTGTCCCGATCCTACGACAATGTCACGATGAGCAAGCGGGATTACTGCCTCCAACCGGAACACTTTAAAGAGGGCGAGACGACGTCCCTACGGATAGTTGCCCACAATTGCGCGATCAAGTCGGGTGACAAGACGGGCCAAACCATTG TTTTAATTTGTAGCCTCGTGTGCCTCTTCTCAACGATCACCGTCTATCGCTGTCTGAAAAAGCTTCGGAATCTCCATGGAAATTGTTTCGTTTGCTGTCTTATCTGCCTCTTTATGGGTTACCTTTTCCTTCTGCTTGACTTGTGGGAGCTGACGAATAACTTTTGCGCGACAGCAG GATACACTGGCTACTACTTCGTGATGTCCACCtttctgtggctgtctgtCATCAGTTGGGATCTACGTTCCTCGTTAGGCAGCAGTCAGGGAGCCTCCTATCAGTCGAAGTACTTGTTCCTTTTGTACAGCATCTATGCCTGGGGAATGGCATTCATCTTTACGGCCGTCATTTATATGGTGGACCATCTAGTGGAGGATAATGCTGAGAATGAGCCCTGGATGCCTGGCGTAACTTTCTACAGCTGTTGGATCAAGACTCATGACTGGTCGGCCATGCTATACCTCTATGGACCAATGTTAATTGTGATCATTTTCAATGCGACAATGTTCATTCTCACGGCCATTGAAATTATTGCAGTGAAACGCCAACTGCAGGTCGTTGCCGATCGCCAGGAGAGAAAGCAGAAACATAACTCCGACAAGCAGAC CTATGGCCTATTTCTGCGACTCTTCATAATCATGGGCGTGAATTGGAGCCTGGAGATAGTCTCCTACTTGGTGCAGAGCCACGAGTTTTGGAAGAGAGTCCTGCGGGTCGCCGATTACGTTAACTGGTCGCTGGGCATAATCATCTTCTTCCTGTTCGTGACGAAGCTCAGTGTTTTGAAGTTGTTCAAGAAAAG TAACGACGATTGTTCCGAGGAAGAGGTCTCACTCGAAGAGACGCAACGGCTATAG
- the LOC117895559 gene encoding tyrosine-protein phosphatase non-receptor type 4, with protein MFERFRLSNLSRNFRLRGGSSELARDKKNQQQRQQCVTVLFLDDITHTFRLEKRAKGSELLDQVFQYLELSERDYFGLLFPQKPGDVVRWVDAQKQFKKQCSSVTLDNDAVPLLEFRVKFFVSDPSRLQEEFTRYQFYLQIKRNILLGKLPCSSNTQCLLASYTVQSELGDFNAAEHQVGYLNGLQLLSEQTPEAERKVSELHKLHRGQLPADAEYNYLEHGKRLELYGIDLHKATDSSGKDLQLGVSAVGLLVFQHALRVNTFSWSKMVKVSFKRKDFFIQLRREPSENYDTLLGFGMISHKHAKALWKSCVEHHSFFRLKRPHRLSRFLNISLGSKFYYSGRTELQAVQESKQRGRIHKAFVRSPSKRLLVGGGAAGGTSSSGGTPLMHSGGSGGSESAASQHNGKPSASTILTITKTSRPHDNKVTSKEADSMPRKAWEQQSDEYDIQLDVGFIEQCSRRFESPSPMPPAYSSGQHSPLLLPTTIADAVGQGQPDSGSDLITIRLQADEQGRYGFNVKGGVDLSLPVQVSKVVPHTPADRCTPRVCEGDEVLMINGRDVHGLRHEQVVSMIRDCRHQSSGELLLTVRPQRSAPLLMEEEPLYQYVPESDEIGSHSNLLDGDALFTQSLLLLSDGLASGALLAQYELMYRKNPDLAITEARKAANAAKNRYRDISPYDCTRVSLVNSLTGDYINANYVNMEIPGGAVNRYIATQGPLASTTTDFWRMVQQESSHLLVMLTTVMEAGRQKCHQYWPVTGEELQLAEGFSVRCLSEKPDETGSFVFREFVLKDKHEQRHIHHMQYLAWPDHCVPSDPNLFLEFTERVRAARTRTLLQEIEESLKQVRLMDADAGDDENGGLMRERKCAASNGATPEDETPVSTSVHQCISAANPPVIVHCSAGIGRTGVLILMDTALALMESREPVYPLDIVRTMRDQRACMVQNVSQYRFVCECICAAYMKMSRSSAAIHDDDD; from the exons ATGTTTGAGCGCTTCCGTTTGAGCAATTTGAGCAGGAACTTTCGTCTACgcggaggcagcagcgaaCTGGCGCGCGACAAGAAgaaccaacagcaacggcagcaatgCGTCACAGTCCTGTTCCTAGATGACATCACGCACACCTTTCGGCTCGAG AAACGTGCGAAGGGCTCTGAACTATTGGATCAGGTCTTTCAATATCTCGAACTATCCGAAAGGGATTACTTTGGTCTCTTGTTTCCACAGAAACCAGGGGATGTTGTG AGATGGGTGGATGCCCAGAAGCAGTTCAAGAAGCAATGCAGCAGCGTCACGCTCGACAACGATGCCGTTCCATTATTAGAGTTTAGAGTTAAG TTCTTTGTAAGCGATCCCAGCCGCTTGCAGGAGGAGTTTACACGCTACCAGTTCTATCTGCAGATCAAGCGAAACATTCTGCTGGGCAAATTGCCATGCTCCAGCAACACCCAGTGCCTGCTTGCCAGCTACACAGTGCAAT CCGAGCTGGGCGACTTCAATGCCGCAGAACATCAGGTGGGATATTTGAATGGACTGCAGCTGCTCTCGGAGCAAACACCAGAGGCAGAGCGGAAGGTGAGCGAGCTGCACAAGCTGCATCGGGGCCAACTGCCAGCGGATGCGGAGTACAACTATCTGGAGCATGGCAAGCGGCTGGAACTGTACGGCATTGACCTGCACAAGGCCACCGACTCGAGCGGCAAGGATCTGCAGCTGGGCGTGTCGGCTGTCGGGCTGCTGGTCTTCCAGCATGCGCTGCGGGTGAACACATTCTCGTGGAGCAAGATGGTGAAGGTGTCGTTCAAGCGCAAGGACTTCTTCATTCAGCTGCGACGCGAGCCTAGCGAGAACTACGACACGCTGCTGGGCTTCGGGATGATCAGCCACAAGCACGCCAAGGCCCTGTGGAAGTCGTGCGTGGAGCATCACAGCTTCTTCCGGCTGAAGCGGCCGCACCGCCTCTCGCGCTTCCTCAACATCAGCCTCGGCAGCAAGTTCTACTACTCGGGCCGCACGGAGCTCCAGGCGGTGCAGGAGTCGAAACAGCGCGGCCGCATTCACAAGGCATTTGTGCGTTCGCCCAGCAAAAGGCTGCTGGTCGGAGGCGGGGCAGCTGGTGGCACAAGCTCCTCGGGAGGCACTCCCCTCATGCAtagcggcggcagcggtggctcCGAGAGCGCTGCCTCGCAGCACAATGGCAAACCGTCCGCATCCACCATTCTGACCATCACGAAGACGAGCCGTCCGCATGACAACAAGGTCACCTCCAAGGAGGCCGACTCCATGCCGCGCAAGGCCTGGGAGCAGCAGAGCGACGAATACGACATTCAACT CGATGTGGGATTCATTGAGCAGTGCAGTCGTCGCTTCGAGTCACCCTCACCCATGCCGCCCGCCTACAGCTCGGGCCAGCACagtcccctgctgctgcccaccaCCATAGCGGATGCAGtgggccagggccagcccGACAGCGGCAGTGATCTGATCACCATACGCCTGCAGGCGGACGAGCAGGGTCGCTACGGCTTCAATGTGAAGGGCGGCGTGGATCTCAGCCTGCCCGTGCAGGTGTCCAAGGTCGTGCCGCACACGCCCGCGGATCGCTGTACGCCACGTGTCTGCGAGGGCGACGAAGTGCTCATGATCAATGGCCGCGATGTCCACGGACTGCGGCACGAGCAGGTGGTGTCCATGATCCGCGACTGCCGCCACCAGTCCAGCGGCGAGCTCTTGCTCACGGTGCGGCCCCAGCGCTCGGCTCCGCTGCTaatggaggaggagccgcTGTATCAGTATGTGCCGGAGAGCGATGAGATCGGCTCGCACTCGAACCTGCTCGACGGCGACGCCCTGTTCACCCAGAGCCTTCTGCTGCTCAGCGACGGCCTGGCTTCTGGCGCCCTGCTCGCCCAATACGAGCTCATGTATCGCAAGAATCCCGATCTGGCCATCACCGAAGCACGCAAAGCGGCCAACGCGGCCAAGAATCGGTACCGCGACATATCGCCAT ATGACTGCACGAGAGTGTCGCTGGTGAACTCCCTGACCGGCGACTACATCAACGCCAACTACGTGAACATGGAGATACCGGGAGGAGCGGTCAACCGATATATTGCCACCCAGGGACCGCTGGCCAGCACCACTACCGATTTCTGGCGCATGGtgcagcaggagagcagcCACCTGCTGGTGATGCTCACCACGGTGATGGAGGCGGGGCGCCAGAAGTGCCATCAGTACTGGCCCGTCACCGgtgaggagctgcagctggccgaAGGCTTCTCGGTGCGTTGCCTCAGCGAGAAACCGGACGAGACGGGCAGCTTCGTCTTTCGGGAGTTTGTGCTGAAGGACAAGCACGAGCAGCGGCACATACATCACATGCAGTACCTGGCCTGGCCGGACCACTGCGTTCCCTCCGACCCCAATCTCTTCCTGGAGTTCACCGAAAGAGTGCGTGCCGCGAGGACCCGCACCCTGCTGCAGGAGATCGAGGAGAGCCTGAAGCAGGTGCGACTGATGGACGCAGATGCTGGCGACGACGAGAACGGGGGCCTGATGAGGGAGCGCAAGTGTGCGGCCAGCAATGGAGCCACGCCAGAGGATGAGACACCCGTCTCCACCAGCGTGCATCA GTGCATCAGTGCCGCCAATCCCCCTGTGATTGTCCACTGCTCAGCGGGCATCGGACGCACTGGTGTGCTCATACTGATGGACACGGCGCTGGCCCTGATGGAGTCCCGTGAGCCCGTCTATCCCCTGGACATTGTGCGCACCATGCGCGATCAGCGCGCCTGCATGGTCCAGAATGTG AGTCAATATCGATTCGTGTGCGAATGCATTTGTGCCGCCTACATGAAGATGTCGCGCAGCAGTGCGGCTATCCACGACGATGATGACTAG
- the LOC117893083 gene encoding nuclease C1-like, which translates to MTEPRNIAKYVLFGATGFVCGAFLQQQISIENLYDAIKRDPYLYNIRQKLYPVLSTFPTDHEARLWNRPLGLKDKISQLLMSTLFKYFVPKPLEQPGANILDLLKYGLPSAANLLVHQDYIMSRGRETNSASWLCEHFCTDSLPVEDQQLSRYEVVFVPREANSAIGRVFRQPMWQELERYVTLLVQECGSVYAYTGPIFMPKTNGREQYWQEYIECGNTATPVPSHYFKVLIVEQSDDEPTMEAYILRNEETQAVGELCDYRACIQDIETQTGLRFGKDLLVPKVTLNMDNIEIDFTDASVSEPI; encoded by the exons ATGACAGAACCACGTAATATTGCCAAGTACGTTCTCTTTGGAGCCACGGGCTTCGTGTGCGGTGccttcctgcagcagcagatatcCATCGAGAATCTATACGATGCGATCAAGCGCGATCCGTACTTGTATAACATTCGCCAGAAGCTGTATCCGGTG CTGTCCACCTTCCCCACTGATCACGAGGCGCGACTGTGGAATCGCCCGCTCGGACTGAAGGACAAGATAAGCCAGCTGCTGATGTcaactttatttaaatatttcgtaCCGAAGCCGCTGGAACAGCCCGGTGCGAACATTCTCGATTTGCTCAAGTACGGTTTACCCAGTGCCGCAAATTTGCTGGTGCACCAGGACTACATAATGTCGCGAGGCAGGGAAACGAACAGCGCCTCGTGGCTGTGCGAGCACTTTTGCACCGACTCGTTGCCGGTCGAGGACCAGCAGCTCTCCCGATACGAAGTTGTGTTTGTGCCGCGCGAGGCCAACTCAGCCATTGGCAGGGTCTTCAGGCAGCCGATgtggcaggagctggagcgtTATGTGACGTTGCTGGTGCAGGAGTGCGGATCTGTGTATGCCTACACGGGTCCCATTTTCATGCCCAAAACCAATGGCCGCGAGCAGTATTGGCAGGAGTACATAGAATGTGGAAATACTGCGACACCTGTGCCGTCGCACTACTTCAAGGTGTTGATCGTGGAGCAGTCAGACGATGAGCCCACTATGGAGGCTTATATCCTGCGCAATGAAGAGACCCAAGCAGTTGGCGAGCTGTGCGATTATCGTGCATGCATCCAGGACATAGAGACACAGACCGGGCTGCGCTTCGGCAAGGATCTGCTGGTACCAAAGGTGACTTTGAATATGGACAACATCGAGATAGATTTTACCGACGCCAGCGTGTCCGAGccaatttaa
- the LOC117893084 gene encoding RING-box protein 1B, protein MSDQVDEIEETEDFHDLEEFNDDEASGSGTQQPKNKRFVVNKWVAYALWSWDVAVDNCAICRNHIMNLCIECQADPNANKDLCTVAWGECNHAFHYHCIARWLKTRLVCPLDNKEWVYQKYGR, encoded by the coding sequence atgTCCGATCAAGTGGATGAAATTGAAGAAACCGAGGACTTCCATGATTTGGAGGAGTTCAACGACGACGAGGCCTCCGGCAGCGGCacacagcagccaaagaatAAACGATTCGTGGTGAACAAGTGGGTGGCCTATGCCCTCTGGTCCTGGGATGTGGCCGTGGACAACTGCGCGATCTGCCGCAACCACATCATGAATCTGTGCATCGAGTGCCAGGCGGATCCCAACGCCAACAAGGACCTGTGCACCGTGGCCTGGGGCGAGTGCAATCACGCCTTCCACTACCACTGCATCGCTCGCTGGCTGAAGACGCGCCTCGTGTGCCCTCTGGACAACAAGGAGTGGGTTTACCAGAAATACGGCCGCTAG